The following proteins are co-located in the Ficedula albicollis isolate OC2 chromosome 27, FicAlb1.5, whole genome shotgun sequence genome:
- the LOC107604222 gene encoding formin-like protein 5: MGGAPVVPMALVVLVGSGRIGGYPGIPVELGVTRGYSGGPSGTGGYPGVPGGPGGIGEYSGGPVGGRGTRRQRRAVPGGAIAAHGRPLLAAPPPPPPPPPPPPPPPPPPPPPPPPPPPPPPPPPPPPPPPPPPPPPPPPPPPPPPPPPPPPPPPPPPPPPPPPPPPPPPPPPPPPPPPPPPPPPPPPPPPPPPPPPPPPPPPPPPPPPPPPPPPPPPPPPPPPPPPPPPPPPPPPPPPPPPPPPP; this comes from the exons ATGGGGGGAGCCCCAGTGGTGCCAATGGCCCTGGTGGTCCTCGT TGGGAGCGGAAGGATTGGGGGGTACCCGGGGATTCCGGTGGAATTGGGGGTTACCCGGGGGTACTCCGGGGGTCCCAGTGGGACTGGGGGGTACCCAGGGGTACCCGGGGGTCCCGGTGGGATTGGGGAGTACTCGGGGGGTCCGGTGGGAGGGCGCGGGACGCGCCGGCAGCGCCGGGCGGTGCCCGGGGGCGCGATCGCTGCGCACGGGCGCCCCCTGCTGGCAGCG cccccccccccccccccccccccccccccccccccccccccccccccccccccccccccccccccccccccccccccccccccccccccccccccccccccccccccccccccccccccccccccccccccccccccccccccccccccccccccccccccccccccccccccccccccccccccccccccccccccccccccccccccccccccccccccccccccccccccccccccccccccccccccccccccccccccccccccccccccccccccccccccccccccccccccccccccccccccccccccccccccccccccccccccccccccccccccccccccccccccccccccccccccccccccccccccccccccccccccccccccccccccccccccccccccccccccccccccccccccccccccccccccccccccccccccc
- the LOC101812329 gene encoding keratin, type I cytoskeletal 14-like isoform X3: MSTTVRQFSSSTSLKGFGSLGGGSSRLSSVRLGAGGYRAPSVHGGSGSYSVSSRVVSGLGSAFGGSYCSSAGGALGGGFGGSYGAGFGAGFGGGFGGGDGILPAGEKETMQNLNDRLATYLDKVRALEEANTELEVKIREWYKKQAPGPDRDYSPYYRTIEELRNKVLVATVDNSNLLLQIDNARLTADDFRTKFESEQALRLSVEADINGLRRVLDELTLSRADLEMQIENLKEELTYLKKNHEEEMTALRGQVGGEISVEMDAAPGIDLTKILAEMREQYESLAEKNRRDAEQWFFSKTEELNREVAINTEQLQSGKTEITELRRTIQSLEIDLQSQLSTKAALEGTLADTEARYGTQLAQLQLLISGVEEQLAELRCDMERQNHEYRALLDVKSRLEQEIATYRRLLEGEDAQCVRGFAGR, encoded by the exons ATGAGCACCACTGTCAGGCAattctcctcctccacctctcTCAAGGGCTTCGGCAGCCTCGGGGGAGGCTCCAGCCGGCTCTCCTCCGTGCGGCTCGGGGCAGGAGGCTACAGGGCCCCCAGCGTGCACGGGGGCTCCGGCAGCTACTCCGTCTCCTCCCGCGTGGTCTCGGGGCTCGGCAGCGCCTTCGGGGGCAGCtactgcagcagtgcaggaggggcCCTGGGCGGGGGCTTTGGGGGCAGCTATGGGGCCGGCTTCGGGGCCGGCTTTGGAGGAGGCTTTGGGGGCGGCGATGGCATCCTGCCGGCCGGGGAGAAGGAGACCATGCAGAACCTCAACGACCGCCTGGCCACCTACCTGGACAAGGTGCGAGCCCTGGAGGAGGCCAACACCGAGCTGGAGGTGAAGATCAGGGAGTGGTACAAGAAGCAGGCGCCGGGTCCTGACCGTGACTACAGCCCCTACTACAGGACTATCGAGGAGCTCAGGAACAAG GTGTTGGTGGCCACAGTTGACAATTCCAACCTCCTGCTGCAGATTGACAATGCCAGGCTGACAGCAGATGACTTCAGGACCAA gttTGAGTCGGAGCAGGCTCTGCGCTTGAGCGTCGAGGCCGACATCAACGGCCTGCGCCGGGTCCTGGACGAGCTGACTCTGTCCAGAGCCGACCTGGAGATGCAGATTGAGAACCTGAAGGAGGAGCTGACTTATCTGAAGAAGAACCACGAGGAG GAAATGACGGCCCTGCGTGGGCAGGTGGGTGGGGAGATCAGCGTGGAGATGGACGCTGCTCCCGGCATCGACCTCACCAAGATCCTGGCGGAGATGCGGGAGCAGTACGAGAGCCTGGCCGAGAAGAACcgcagggatgctgagcagtgGTTCTTCAGCAAG acGGAGGAGCTGAACCGGGAGGTGGCCATCAACacggagcagctgcagagcgGCAAGACGGAGATCACGGAGCTGCGGCGCACGATCCAGAGCCTGGAGATCGACCTGCAGTCGCAGCTCAGCACG AAAGCGGCTCTGGAGGGCACCCTGGCCGACACCGAGGCGCGCTACGGCACGCAGCTGGcgcagctgcagctgctgatcaGCGGCGTGGAGGAGCAGCTGGCCGAGCTGCGCTGTGACATGGAGCGCCAGAACCACGAGTACAGGGCGCTGCTGGACGTCAAGAGCCGCCTGGAGCAGGAGATCGCCACGTACCGCCGGCTGCTGGAGGGCGAGGACGCGCAGTGCGTGAGGGGCTTCGctgggagg TGA
- the LOC101812329 gene encoding keratin, type I cytoskeletal 14-like isoform X1: MSTTVRQFSSSTSLKGFGSLGGGSSRLSSVRLGAGGYRAPSVHGGSGSYSVSSRVVSGLGSAFGGSYCSSAGGALGGGFGGSYGAGFGAGFGGGFGGGDGILPAGEKETMQNLNDRLATYLDKVRALEEANTELEVKIREWYKKQAPGPDRDYSPYYRTIEELRNKVLVATVDNSNLLLQIDNARLTADDFRTKFESEQALRLSVEADINGLRRVLDELTLSRADLEMQIENLKEELTYLKKNHEEEMTALRGQVGGEISVEMDAAPGIDLTKILAEMREQYESLAEKNRRDAEQWFFSKTEELNREVAINTEQLQSGKTEITELRRTIQSLEIDLQSQLSTKAALEGTLADTEARYGTQLAQLQLLISGVEEQLAELRCDMERQNHEYRALLDVKSRLEQEIATYRRLLEGEDAHMSSHYISQPVKEGPVTTRQIRTIFEEVQDGKVISSREQITQAAH, translated from the exons ATGAGCACCACTGTCAGGCAattctcctcctccacctctcTCAAGGGCTTCGGCAGCCTCGGGGGAGGCTCCAGCCGGCTCTCCTCCGTGCGGCTCGGGGCAGGAGGCTACAGGGCCCCCAGCGTGCACGGGGGCTCCGGCAGCTACTCCGTCTCCTCCCGCGTGGTCTCGGGGCTCGGCAGCGCCTTCGGGGGCAGCtactgcagcagtgcaggaggggcCCTGGGCGGGGGCTTTGGGGGCAGCTATGGGGCCGGCTTCGGGGCCGGCTTTGGAGGAGGCTTTGGGGGCGGCGATGGCATCCTGCCGGCCGGGGAGAAGGAGACCATGCAGAACCTCAACGACCGCCTGGCCACCTACCTGGACAAGGTGCGAGCCCTGGAGGAGGCCAACACCGAGCTGGAGGTGAAGATCAGGGAGTGGTACAAGAAGCAGGCGCCGGGTCCTGACCGTGACTACAGCCCCTACTACAGGACTATCGAGGAGCTCAGGAACAAG GTGTTGGTGGCCACAGTTGACAATTCCAACCTCCTGCTGCAGATTGACAATGCCAGGCTGACAGCAGATGACTTCAGGACCAA gttTGAGTCGGAGCAGGCTCTGCGCTTGAGCGTCGAGGCCGACATCAACGGCCTGCGCCGGGTCCTGGACGAGCTGACTCTGTCCAGAGCCGACCTGGAGATGCAGATTGAGAACCTGAAGGAGGAGCTGACTTATCTGAAGAAGAACCACGAGGAG GAAATGACGGCCCTGCGTGGGCAGGTGGGTGGGGAGATCAGCGTGGAGATGGACGCTGCTCCCGGCATCGACCTCACCAAGATCCTGGCGGAGATGCGGGAGCAGTACGAGAGCCTGGCCGAGAAGAACcgcagggatgctgagcagtgGTTCTTCAGCAAG acGGAGGAGCTGAACCGGGAGGTGGCCATCAACacggagcagctgcagagcgGCAAGACGGAGATCACGGAGCTGCGGCGCACGATCCAGAGCCTGGAGATCGACCTGCAGTCGCAGCTCAGCACG AAAGCGGCTCTGGAGGGCACCCTGGCCGACACCGAGGCGCGCTACGGCACGCAGCTGGcgcagctgcagctgctgatcaGCGGCGTGGAGGAGCAGCTGGCCGAGCTGCGCTGTGACATGGAGCGCCAGAACCACGAGTACAGGGCGCTGCTGGACGTCAAGAGCCGCCTGGAGCAGGAGATCGCCACGTACCGCCGGCTGCTGGAGGGCGAGGACGCGCA CATGTCTTCCCACTACATTTCTCAGCCTGTGAAAGAAG GACCGGTCACCACCCGCCAGATCCGCACCATCTTCGAGGAGGTGCAGGATGGGAAGGTGATCTCCTCCCGGGAGCAGATCACCCAGGCTGCCCACTGA
- the LOC101812329 gene encoding keratin, type I cytoskeletal 14-like isoform X2 — protein MSTTVRQFSSSTSLKGFGSLGGGSSRLSSVRLGAGGYRAPSVHGGSGSYSVSSRVVSGLGSAFGGSYCSSAGGALGGGFGGSYGAGFGAGFGGGFGGGDGILPAGEKETMQNLNDRLATYLDKVRALEEANTELEVKIREWYKKQAPGPDRDYSPYYRTIEELRNKVLVATVDNSNLLLQIDNARLTADDFRTKFESEQALRLSVEADINGLRRVLDELTLSRADLEMQIENLKEELTYLKKNHEEEMTALRGQVGGEISVEMDAAPGIDLTKILAEMREQYESLAEKNRRDAEQWFFSKTEELNREVAINTEQLQSGKTEITELRRTIQSLEIDLQSQLSTKAALEGTLADTEARYGTQLAQLQLLISGVEEQLAELRCDMERQNHEYRALLDVKSRLEQEIATYRRLLEGEDAQCVRGFAGREAGR, from the exons ATGAGCACCACTGTCAGGCAattctcctcctccacctctcTCAAGGGCTTCGGCAGCCTCGGGGGAGGCTCCAGCCGGCTCTCCTCCGTGCGGCTCGGGGCAGGAGGCTACAGGGCCCCCAGCGTGCACGGGGGCTCCGGCAGCTACTCCGTCTCCTCCCGCGTGGTCTCGGGGCTCGGCAGCGCCTTCGGGGGCAGCtactgcagcagtgcaggaggggcCCTGGGCGGGGGCTTTGGGGGCAGCTATGGGGCCGGCTTCGGGGCCGGCTTTGGAGGAGGCTTTGGGGGCGGCGATGGCATCCTGCCGGCCGGGGAGAAGGAGACCATGCAGAACCTCAACGACCGCCTGGCCACCTACCTGGACAAGGTGCGAGCCCTGGAGGAGGCCAACACCGAGCTGGAGGTGAAGATCAGGGAGTGGTACAAGAAGCAGGCGCCGGGTCCTGACCGTGACTACAGCCCCTACTACAGGACTATCGAGGAGCTCAGGAACAAG GTGTTGGTGGCCACAGTTGACAATTCCAACCTCCTGCTGCAGATTGACAATGCCAGGCTGACAGCAGATGACTTCAGGACCAA gttTGAGTCGGAGCAGGCTCTGCGCTTGAGCGTCGAGGCCGACATCAACGGCCTGCGCCGGGTCCTGGACGAGCTGACTCTGTCCAGAGCCGACCTGGAGATGCAGATTGAGAACCTGAAGGAGGAGCTGACTTATCTGAAGAAGAACCACGAGGAG GAAATGACGGCCCTGCGTGGGCAGGTGGGTGGGGAGATCAGCGTGGAGATGGACGCTGCTCCCGGCATCGACCTCACCAAGATCCTGGCGGAGATGCGGGAGCAGTACGAGAGCCTGGCCGAGAAGAACcgcagggatgctgagcagtgGTTCTTCAGCAAG acGGAGGAGCTGAACCGGGAGGTGGCCATCAACacggagcagctgcagagcgGCAAGACGGAGATCACGGAGCTGCGGCGCACGATCCAGAGCCTGGAGATCGACCTGCAGTCGCAGCTCAGCACG AAAGCGGCTCTGGAGGGCACCCTGGCCGACACCGAGGCGCGCTACGGCACGCAGCTGGcgcagctgcagctgctgatcaGCGGCGTGGAGGAGCAGCTGGCCGAGCTGCGCTGTGACATGGAGCGCCAGAACCACGAGTACAGGGCGCTGCTGGACGTCAAGAGCCGCCTGGAGCAGGAGATCGCCACGTACCGCCGGCTGCTGGAGGGCGAGGACGCGCAGTGCGTGAGGGGCTTCGctgggagggaggctgggag